From a region of the Euwallacea similis isolate ESF13 chromosome 3, ESF131.1, whole genome shotgun sequence genome:
- the LOC136419950 gene encoding protein mab-21-like produces MLVPADMLAAQSKMLYQVNKYYGERVQTRMGTIAKTIREVCKVVQDVLKEVEVQEPRFISSLTECNGRYEGLEVISPVEFEVVLYLNQMGVFNFVDDGTLPGCAVLKLSDGRKRSMSLWVEFITASGYLSARKIRSRFQTLVAQACDKCSYRDSVKMIADTTEVKLRIRERYIVQITPAFKCSGVWPRSAAHWPLPHIPWPHPSLVAEVKTEGFDLLSKESIAAQGKQSAMEGDAWVLSFLEAENRLLQGGCRRRCLSILKTLRDRHLDLPGNPVTSYHLKTLLLYECEKHPRESEWDESCIGDRINGIYLQLISCLQCRRCPHYFIPNLDLFKGKSPSALENAAKQVWRLTRELLTNSRCLEKL; encoded by the coding sequence ATGTTGGTCCCGGCTGACATGCTGGCTGCACAATCGAAAATGCTCTATCAAGTCAACAAATATTACGGTGAACGGGTTCAAACTCGAATGGGAACCATTGCAAAAACGATCCGTGAAGTGTGTAAAGTGGTGCAAGACGTGCTTAAAGAGGTCGAAGTTCAAGAACCCAGATTCATATCTTCTTTAACAGAGTGTAACGGGAGATATGAAGGACTCGAAGTAATTTCCCCGGTTGAGTTCGAAGTGGTGCTGTACCTGAATCAAATGGGGGTGTTTAATTTTGTTGACGATGGTACGTTGCCCGGTTGTGCAGTTTTAAAGCTTAGCGACGGCAGAAAGCGCTCAATGTCTCTGTGGGTGGAGTTCATTACAGCCTCTGGTTACTTGTCAGCCCGAAAGATTAGATCGAGGTTCCAAACTCTAGTCGCTCAAGCCTGTGATAAGTGTTCTTATAGAGATTCCGTAAAAATGATTGCCGACACAACTGAAGTAAAGCTGCGCATTAGAGAGAGGTATATAGTTCAAATAACTCCAGCTTTCAAATGTTCAGGAGTTTGGCCAAGGTCAGCTGCCCACTGGCCATTACCTCACATTCCTTGGCCGCATCCCAGTCTTGTGGCTGAAGTCAAAACAGAAGGCTTCGACCTGTTAAGCAAAGAAAGTATCGCAGCTCAAGGAAAACAGTCTGCCATGGAAGGAGATGCTTGGGTGCTTTCCTTCTTAGAAGCTGAAAACAGGCTTCTCCAGGGAGGTTGTCGCAGGAGGTGTTTGAGTATCCTAAAGACCCTACGGGACCGACATTTGGATCTTCCAGGAAACCCCGTTACGAGCTATCACTTGAAGACACTTCTGTTGTATGAATGTGAGAAACATCCAAGGGAGAGTGAGTGGGATGAGTCGTGCATAGGAGATAGAATTAACGGTATATACCTGCAGCTGATATCCTGTTTGCAATGTCGGAGGTGCCCGCACTACTTCATACCAAATCTGGACTTGTTCAAGGGGAAATCTCCTAGTGCTTTGGAGAATGCAGCCAAACAGGTGTGGCGGCTTACCAGAGAGTTGCTCACTAACAGTCGGTGTTTAGAGAAACTATAG
- the LOC136419940 gene encoding protein mab-21 has product MLVPPDMLAAQSKMVYQLNKYYTEKVQARKLTSAKTIHEVCRVVQDVLKEVEVQEPRFISSLTDYNGRFDGLEVISPTEFEVVIYLNQMGVLNFVDDGTLPGCAVLKLSDGRKRSMSLWVEFITASGYLSARKMRSRFQTLVAQACDKCSYRDSVKMIADTTEVKLRIRERYIVQITPAFKCTGLWPRSAAHWPLPQIPWPHPNLVVEVKTEGFDLLSKECIALQGKQSAMEGDAWVLSFLEAENRLLQGGCRRRCLSILKTLRDRHLDLPGNPVTGYHMKTLLLYECEKHPRETEWDEACIADRINGIFLQLISCLQCRRCPHYFLPNLDLFKGKSPSALENAAKQVWRLTREMLTNSRCFEKL; this is encoded by the coding sequence ATGCTCGTGCCGCCGGATATGCTAGCGGCCCAATCCAAAATGGTGTATCAACTTAACAAATATTACACTGAAAAGGTGCAAGCGAGGAAATTGACTTCTGCCAAAACGATTCACGAAGTGTGCCGGGTAGTGCAAGACGTGCTCAAGGAGGTAGAAGTGCAGGAACCGAGATTCATCTCCTCTCTCACTGATTACAACGGGCGGTTCGATGGCTTGGAAGTGATCTCCCCAACGGAATTCGAAGTAGTGATCTACCTAAACCAAATGGGTGTCTTAAATTTTGTGGACGATGGTACTTTGCCGGGTTGCGCGGTACTTAAACTAAGCGACGGCCGCAAGCGCTCCATGTCTTTATGGGTGGAGTTCATCACTGCCTCAGGGTACCTTTCCGCCCGGAAAATGCGGTCCAGGTTCCAGACTCTAGTGGCCCAAGCCTGTGATAAATGTTCCTACAGAGACTCCGTGAAAATGATTGCTGACACTACGGAAGTGAAACTGCGCATTAGAGAGAGGTATATTGTGCAAATAACACCCGCTTTCAAGTGCACGGGATTATGGCCCAGATCAGCAGCTCATTGGCCACTGCCTCAAATCCCTTGGCCACATCCGAACCTCGTCGTCGAGGTAAAAACTGAAGGTTTCGACTTATTGTCTAAGGAGTGCATAGCACTACAAGGCAAACAATCGGCGATGGAAGGTGATGCTTGGGTGCTATCTTTCTTAGAAGCAGAAAATCGTCTTTTGCAAGGAGGGTGCCGTCGAAGGTGTTTGAGCATACTAAAAACTTTAAGAGACCGACATCTAGATTTACCGGGAAATCCCGTAACCGGTTATCACATGAAGACTTTGCTACTTTACGAATGCGAAAAGCATCCTAGAGAAACTGAATGGGATGAGGCGTGCATAGCCGACCGTATAAATGGCATTTTCCTACAGCTTATATCCTGCTTACAGTGCAGACGTTGTCCTCATTATTTTTTGCCCAATCTGGATCTTTTCAAGGGGAAATCCCCTAGCGCTTTGGAAAATGCTGCCAAGCAAGTGTGGAGGTTGACCAGAGAGATGTTGACCAATTCCAGGtgctttgaaaaattgtag